The following coding sequences are from one Vulpes vulpes isolate BD-2025 chromosome 12, VulVul3, whole genome shotgun sequence window:
- the PHLDB1 gene encoding pleckstrin homology-like domain family B member 1 isoform X18, translating into MDTLNRNQVGPGCKTQAMVKKGPLDLIETGKGLKVQTDKPHLVSLGSGRLSTAITLLPLEEGKTVIGSAARDISLQGPGLAPEHCYIENVRGTLTLYPCGNACSIDGLPIRQPTRLTQGCMVCLGQSTFLRFNHPAEAKWMKSMIPAGGRAPGPPYSPGSAESESLVNGNHTPQPATRGPSACASHSSLVSSIEKDLQEIMDSLVLEEPGAAGKKPAATSPLSPMANGGRYLLSPPTSPGAMSVGSSYENTSPAFSPLSSPASSGSCASHSPSGQEPAPSMPPLVPARSSSYHLALQPPQPRPSGARPSESPRLGRKGGHERPPSPGLRGLLTDSPAATVLAEARRATESPRLGGQLPVVAISLSEYPASGARSQPTSIPGSPKFQPPVPAPRNKIGTLQDRPPSPFRELPSTERVLTTSPSRQLVGRTFSDGSVARTLQPPESPRLGRRGLDSMRELPPLSPSLSRRALSPMPTRTTPDPKLTREVAESPRPRRWAAHGASPEDFSLTLGARGRRTRSPSPTLGESLAPRKGSFSGRLSPAYSLGSLTGASPRQSPRAQRKLSSGDLRVPVTRERKNSITEISDNEDDLLEYHRRQRQERLWEQEMERLERQRLETILNLCAEYSRADGGLEAGELPSIGEAAAALALAGRRPSRGLSGAPGASGRSTEEPGGATPRLWECVERSDEENLKEECSSTESTQQEHEDAPSTKLQGEVLALEEERAQVLGRVEQLKVRVKELEQQLQESAREAEMERALLQGEREAERALLQKEQKAVDQLQEKLVTLETGIQKERDKERAELAAGRRHLEARQALYAELQTQLDNCPESVREQLQEQLRREAEALETETKLFEDLEFQQLERESRVEEERELAGQGLLRSQAELLRSITKRKERLAVLDSQAGQIRAQAVQESERLARDKNASLQLLQKEKERLTMLEGRYHSLTGGRPFPKTTSTLKEMEELLLPAVDLEQWYQELMAGLGTGPAAASPRSSPPPLPAKASRQLQVYRSKMDGEATSPLPRTRSGPLPSSSGSSSSSSQLSVATLGRSPSPKSALLAQNGTGSLPRNLAATLQDIETKRQLALQQKGQQVIEEQRRRLAELKQKAAAEAQCQWDALHGAAPFPPGPSGFPPLMHHSILHHLPAGRERGEEGEHAYDTLSLESSDSMETSISTGGNSACSPDNMSSASGLDVGKIEEMEKMLKEAHAEKSRLMESREREMELRRQALEEERRRREQVERRLQSESARRQQLVEKEVKMREKQFSQARPLTRYLPIRKEDFDLKTHIESSGHGVDTCLHVVLSSKVCRGYLVKMGGKIKSWKKRWFVFDRLKRTLSYYVDKHETKLKGVIYFQAIEEVYYDHLRSAAKKRFFSFSVVTESPNPALTFCVKTHDRLYYMVAPSAEAMRIWMDVIVTGAEGYTQFMN; encoded by the exons GCTGTATGGTGTGCCTGGGTCAGTCCACCTTCCTCCGTTTTAACCACCCAGCTGAAGCCAAGTGGATGAAGAGCATGATTCCAGCAGGGGGCcgggccccagggcccccctaCAGTCCTGGTTCAG CAGAATCAGAAAGCCTGGTGAACGGGAACCACACCCCACAGCCTGCCACCCGGGGACCCTCCGCTTGTGCCAGCCACAGCTCCCTGGTGAGCTCTATTGAGAAGGACCTGCAGGAAATCATGGACTCACTGGTGCTAGAGGAGCCTGGGGCGGCAGGCAAGAAGCCTGCTGCGACTTCCCCACTGTCGCCGATGGCTAACGGTGGGCGCTACTTGCTGTCCCCGCCGACCAGCCCTGGTGCCATGTCCGTGGGCTCCAGCTATGAGAACACCTCTCCAGCCTTCTCTCCACTCTCCTCACCAGCCAGCAGTGGAAGCTGCGCCAGCCACTCACCCAGCGGGCAGGAGCCAGCACCTTCCATGCCCCCGCTGGTCCCTGCCCGTTCCTCCAGCTACCATCTGGCTCTGCAGCCCCCACAGCCCCGACCGAGTGGTGCCCGCCCCTCTGAGAGCCCCCGGTTGGGCAGGAAAGGGGGTCACGAGAGGCCTCCCAGTCCTGGCCTCCGAGGTCTGCTGACAGACAGCCCTGCAGCCACGGTCTTGGCCGAGGCCCGCAGAGCCACTGAGAGCCCCCGGCTGGGTGGACAGCTGCCCGTGGTGGCCATCAGCCTGAGTGAGTACCCGGCTTCCGGTGCCCGAAGCCAACCCACCAGCATTCCTGGCAGCCCCAAGTTCCAGCCTCCAGTCCCCGCTCCCCGAAACAAGATTGGCACCCTCCAGGACCGTCCTCCCAGCCCTTTCCGTGAGCTACCCAGCACCGAGCGGGTGCTGACGACCAGCCCCTCACGCCAGCTGGTGGGCCGGACATTTTCAGATGGGTCAGTTGCCCGCACTCTGCAGCCCCCCGAGAGCCCCCGCCTGGGCCGGCGGGGCCTGGACAGTATGCGGGAATTGCCCCCATTGAGCCCATCACTGTCCCGACGGGCACTGTCCCCGATGCCCACCAGGACTACTCCAGATCCCAAGCTAACCAGAGAAGTGGCTGAGAGTCCCCGGCCCCGGCGCTGGGCAGCCCACGGGGCATCACCAGAGGACTTCTCACTGACCCTGGGGGCGCGGGGCCGTAGGACTCGGAGTCCCTCACCCACACTTGGGGAGTCCCTGGCGCCCCGCAAGGGCAGCTTCAGTGGCAGGCTGAGCCCGGCCTACAGTCTGGGCTCTCTGACAGGGGCTTCGCCCCGCCAGAGCCCCCGCGCCCAGAGGAAGCTGTCCAGTGGGGACCTGCGGGTGCCTGTCACTCGGGAGCGGAAAAATAGCATTACGGAGATCAGTGACAATGAGGACGACCTCCTGGAGTACCACCGGCGGCAGCGCCAAGAACGGCTCTGGGAGCAGGAGATGGAGAGGCTG gAGCGCCAGCGCCTGGAGACCATCCTGAACCTGTGCGCGGAGTACAGCCGTGCTGATGGGGGCCTTGAGGCAGGGGAGCTGCCCAGCATCGGGGAGGCCGCTGCGGCATTGGCGCTGGCTGGCCGCAGGCCCTCACGAGGCCTTTCTGGGGCCCCTGGAGCCTCTGGGCGGAGCACTGAAGAGCCTGGGGGTGCTACCCCACGCCTGTGGGAGTGTGTGGAGCGCTCAGATGAGGAGAACCTGAAGGAGGAGTGCAGCAGCACAGAGAGCACCCAGCAGGAG CACGAAGATGCCCCTAGCACCAAGCTTCAAGGAGAGGTGCTGGCTCTGGAAGAGGAGCGGGCTCAGGTGCTGGGGCGTGTGGAGCAGCTCAAAGTCCGCGTGAAGGAGCTGGAGCAGCAGCTGCAGGAGTCAGCCCGAGAG GCTGAGATGGAACGGGCGTTgctgcagggggagagggaggcggAGCGGGCACTGCTGCAGAAGGAGCAGAAGGCAGTGGACCAGCTGCAGGAGAAGTTAGTGACCTTGGAGACTGGCatccagaaggagagggacaag GAGAGGGCGGAGCTGGCCGCGGGACGGAGGCACCTGGAGGCCCGCCAGGCGCTCTACGCCGAGCTCCAGACGCAGCTCGATAACTGCCCCGAGTCAGTGCGGGAACAGTTACAGGAGCAGCTGAGAAGG GAGGCCGAGGCCCTGGAGACGGAGACAAAGCTGTTTGAGGACTTGGAGTTCCAGCAACTGGAGCGGGAGAGCCGCgtggaggaggagcgggagctgGCGGGCCAGGGGCTGCTCCGGAGCCAGGCTGAGCTGCTCCGCAGCATCACCAAGAGGAAG gagcGCCTGGCAGTCCTGGACAGTCAGGCGGGGCAGATCCGGGCCCAGGCCGTGCAGGAGTCCGAGCGCCTAGCGAGGGACAAGAATGCTTCCCTGCAGCTGCTGCAGAAG GAGAAGGAGAGACTGACTATGTTGGAGGGAAGATACCACTCACTCACAGGAGGCAGGCCCTTCCCGAAGACCACGTCCACCCTCAAAGAG ATGGAGGAGCTGCTGCTCCCTGCTGTAGACTTAGAGCAGTGGTACCAGGAGCTGATGGCCGGGCTGGGGACCGGCCCCGCTGCAGCCTCCCCACGCTCCTCCCCCCCGCCTCTGCCCGCCAAAGCTTCCCGGCAGCTTCAG GTTTACCGCTCCAAGATGGATGGTGAGGCCACCAGCCCCCTGCCCCGGACCCGCAgtggccccctcccctcctcctctggctcttcttcctcttcttcgcAGCTCAGCGTGGCTACTCTGGGCCGGAGCCCCTCCCCAAAG agTGCCCTACTTGCCCAGAACGGCACAGGCAGCCTTCCTCGCAACCTGGCGGCCACGCTGCAGGACATTGAGACCAAGCGCCAGCTGGCCCTGCAGCAGAAGG GACAGCAGGTGATCGAGGAGCAGCGGCGGCGCCTGGCCGAGCTGAAGCAGAAGGCTGCGGCCGAGGCACAGTGCCAGTGGGACGCCCTGCACGGGGCGGCCCCCTTCCCCCCGGGCCCCTCGGGCTTCCCCCCGCTCATGCACCACTCCATCCTGCACCACCTGCCGGCTGGCCGGGAGCGCGGGGAGGAGGGCGAGCACGCCTATGACACCCTGAGCCTGGAGAGCTCCGACAGCATGGAGACCAGCATCTCCACGGGCGGCAACTCGGCCTGCTCGCCCGACAACATGTCCAG TGCGAGCGGCCTGGATGTGGGCAAAATCGAGGAGATGGAGAAGATGCTGAAAGAGGCACACGCCGAGAAGAGCCGGCTCATGGAGTCCAGG GAGCGGGAGATGGAGCTCCGGCGGCAGGCCCTGGAGGAGGAACGGAGGAGGCGAGAACAGGTGGAACGGAGGCTACAGAGCGAGAGCGCCAGGAGGCAGCAGCTGGTGGAGAAGGAGGTCAAGATGCGAGAGAAACAGTTTTCCCAG gCACGACCCCTGACCCGCTACCTGCCAATCCGGAAGGAGGACTTTGACCTGAAGACCCACATCGAGTCGTCCGGCCATGGTGTTGATACCTGCCTGCACGTGGTGCTTAGCAGCAAG GTCTGCCGCGGCTACTTGGTCAAGATGGGCGGCAAGATTAAATCATGGAAGAAGCGCTGGTTTGTCTTTGACCGGCTCAAGCGCACCCTTTCCTATTATGTGG ACAAGCATGAGACGAAGCTGAAGGGGGTCATCTACTTCCAGGCCATCGAGGAAGTGTACTACGATCACCTGCGCAGTGCAGCCAAG aaGAGGTTTTTCAGCTTTTCTGTGGTGACTGAG AGCCCGAACCCAGCCCTCACCTTCTGTGTGAAGACCCACGACCGGCTGTATTACATGGTGGCCCCGTCTGCAGAGGCCATGCGCATCTGGATGGACGTCATCGTCACGGGAGCGGAGGGCTACACTCAGTTCATGAACTGA
- the PHLDB1 gene encoding pleckstrin homology-like domain family B member 1 isoform X39, protein MDTLNRNQVGPGCKTQAMVKKGPLDLIETGKGLKVQTDKPHLVSLGSGRLSTAITLLPLEEGKTVIGSAARDISLQGPGLAPEHCYIENVRGTLTLYPCGNACSIDGLPIRQPTRLTQGCMVCLGQSTFLRFNHPAEAKWMKSMIPAGGRAPGPPYSPGSESESLVNGNHTPQPATRGPSACASHSSLVSSIEKDLQEIMDSLVLEEPGAAGKKPAATSPLSPMANGGRYLLSPPTSPGAMSVGSSYENTSPAFSPLSSPASSGSCASHSPSGQEPAPSMPPLVPARSSSYHLALQPPQPRPSGARPSESPRLGRKGGHERPPSPGLRGLLTDSPAATVLAEARRATESPRLGGQLPVVAISLSEYPASGARSQPTSIPGSPKFQPPVPAPRNKIGTLQDRPPSPFRELPSTERVLTTSPSRQLVGRTFSDGSVARTLQPPESPRLGRRGLDSMRELPPLSPSLSRRALSPMPTRTTPDPKLTREVAESPRPRRWAAHGASPEDFSLTLGARGRRTRSPSPTLGESLAPRKGSFSGRLSPAYSLGSLTGASPRQSPRAQRKLSSGDLRVPVTRERKNSITEISDNEDDLLEYHRRQRQERLWEQEMERLERQRLETILNLCAEYSRADGGLEAGELPSIGEAAAALALAGRRPSRGLSGAPGASGRSTEEPGGATPRLWECVERSDEENLKEECSSTESTQQEHEDAPSTKLQGEVLALEEERAQVLGRVEQLKVRVKELEQQLQESAREAEMERALLQGEREAERALLQKEQKAVDQLQEKLVTLETGIQKERDKEAEALETETKLFEDLEFQQLERESRVEEERELAGQGLLRSQAELLRSITKRKERLAVLDSQAGQIRAQAVQESERLARDKNASLQLLQKEKERLTMLEGRYHSLTGGRPFPKTTSTLKEVYRSKMDGEATSPLPRTRSGPLPSSSGSSSSSSQLSVATLGRSPSPKSALLAQNGTGSLPRNLAATLQDIETKRQLALQQKGQQVIEEQRRRLAELKQKAAAEAQCQWDALHGAAPFPPGPSGFPPLMHHSILHHLPAGRERGEEGEHAYDTLSLESSDSMETSISTGGNSACSPDNMSSASGLDVGKIEEMEKMLKEAHAEKSRLMESREREMELRRQALEEERRRREQVERRLQSESARRQQLVEKEVKMREKQFSQARPLTRYLPIRKEDFDLKTHIESSGHGVDTCLHVVLSSKVCRGYLVKMGGKIKSWKKRWFVFDRLKRTLSYYVDKHETKLKGVIYFQAIEEVYYDHLRSAAKSPNPALTFCVKTHDRLYYMVAPSAEAMRIWMDVIVTGAEGYTQFMN, encoded by the exons GCTGTATGGTGTGCCTGGGTCAGTCCACCTTCCTCCGTTTTAACCACCCAGCTGAAGCCAAGTGGATGAAGAGCATGATTCCAGCAGGGGGCcgggccccagggcccccctaCAGTCCTGGTTCAG AATCAGAAAGCCTGGTGAACGGGAACCACACCCCACAGCCTGCCACCCGGGGACCCTCCGCTTGTGCCAGCCACAGCTCCCTGGTGAGCTCTATTGAGAAGGACCTGCAGGAAATCATGGACTCACTGGTGCTAGAGGAGCCTGGGGCGGCAGGCAAGAAGCCTGCTGCGACTTCCCCACTGTCGCCGATGGCTAACGGTGGGCGCTACTTGCTGTCCCCGCCGACCAGCCCTGGTGCCATGTCCGTGGGCTCCAGCTATGAGAACACCTCTCCAGCCTTCTCTCCACTCTCCTCACCAGCCAGCAGTGGAAGCTGCGCCAGCCACTCACCCAGCGGGCAGGAGCCAGCACCTTCCATGCCCCCGCTGGTCCCTGCCCGTTCCTCCAGCTACCATCTGGCTCTGCAGCCCCCACAGCCCCGACCGAGTGGTGCCCGCCCCTCTGAGAGCCCCCGGTTGGGCAGGAAAGGGGGTCACGAGAGGCCTCCCAGTCCTGGCCTCCGAGGTCTGCTGACAGACAGCCCTGCAGCCACGGTCTTGGCCGAGGCCCGCAGAGCCACTGAGAGCCCCCGGCTGGGTGGACAGCTGCCCGTGGTGGCCATCAGCCTGAGTGAGTACCCGGCTTCCGGTGCCCGAAGCCAACCCACCAGCATTCCTGGCAGCCCCAAGTTCCAGCCTCCAGTCCCCGCTCCCCGAAACAAGATTGGCACCCTCCAGGACCGTCCTCCCAGCCCTTTCCGTGAGCTACCCAGCACCGAGCGGGTGCTGACGACCAGCCCCTCACGCCAGCTGGTGGGCCGGACATTTTCAGATGGGTCAGTTGCCCGCACTCTGCAGCCCCCCGAGAGCCCCCGCCTGGGCCGGCGGGGCCTGGACAGTATGCGGGAATTGCCCCCATTGAGCCCATCACTGTCCCGACGGGCACTGTCCCCGATGCCCACCAGGACTACTCCAGATCCCAAGCTAACCAGAGAAGTGGCTGAGAGTCCCCGGCCCCGGCGCTGGGCAGCCCACGGGGCATCACCAGAGGACTTCTCACTGACCCTGGGGGCGCGGGGCCGTAGGACTCGGAGTCCCTCACCCACACTTGGGGAGTCCCTGGCGCCCCGCAAGGGCAGCTTCAGTGGCAGGCTGAGCCCGGCCTACAGTCTGGGCTCTCTGACAGGGGCTTCGCCCCGCCAGAGCCCCCGCGCCCAGAGGAAGCTGTCCAGTGGGGACCTGCGGGTGCCTGTCACTCGGGAGCGGAAAAATAGCATTACGGAGATCAGTGACAATGAGGACGACCTCCTGGAGTACCACCGGCGGCAGCGCCAAGAACGGCTCTGGGAGCAGGAGATGGAGAGGCTG gAGCGCCAGCGCCTGGAGACCATCCTGAACCTGTGCGCGGAGTACAGCCGTGCTGATGGGGGCCTTGAGGCAGGGGAGCTGCCCAGCATCGGGGAGGCCGCTGCGGCATTGGCGCTGGCTGGCCGCAGGCCCTCACGAGGCCTTTCTGGGGCCCCTGGAGCCTCTGGGCGGAGCACTGAAGAGCCTGGGGGTGCTACCCCACGCCTGTGGGAGTGTGTGGAGCGCTCAGATGAGGAGAACCTGAAGGAGGAGTGCAGCAGCACAGAGAGCACCCAGCAGGAG CACGAAGATGCCCCTAGCACCAAGCTTCAAGGAGAGGTGCTGGCTCTGGAAGAGGAGCGGGCTCAGGTGCTGGGGCGTGTGGAGCAGCTCAAAGTCCGCGTGAAGGAGCTGGAGCAGCAGCTGCAGGAGTCAGCCCGAGAG GCTGAGATGGAACGGGCGTTgctgcagggggagagggaggcggAGCGGGCACTGCTGCAGAAGGAGCAGAAGGCAGTGGACCAGCTGCAGGAGAAGTTAGTGACCTTGGAGACTGGCatccagaaggagagggacaag GAGGCCGAGGCCCTGGAGACGGAGACAAAGCTGTTTGAGGACTTGGAGTTCCAGCAACTGGAGCGGGAGAGCCGCgtggaggaggagcgggagctgGCGGGCCAGGGGCTGCTCCGGAGCCAGGCTGAGCTGCTCCGCAGCATCACCAAGAGGAAG gagcGCCTGGCAGTCCTGGACAGTCAGGCGGGGCAGATCCGGGCCCAGGCCGTGCAGGAGTCCGAGCGCCTAGCGAGGGACAAGAATGCTTCCCTGCAGCTGCTGCAGAAG GAGAAGGAGAGACTGACTATGTTGGAGGGAAGATACCACTCACTCACAGGAGGCAGGCCCTTCCCGAAGACCACGTCCACCCTCAAAGAG GTTTACCGCTCCAAGATGGATGGTGAGGCCACCAGCCCCCTGCCCCGGACCCGCAgtggccccctcccctcctcctctggctcttcttcctcttcttcgcAGCTCAGCGTGGCTACTCTGGGCCGGAGCCCCTCCCCAAAG agTGCCCTACTTGCCCAGAACGGCACAGGCAGCCTTCCTCGCAACCTGGCGGCCACGCTGCAGGACATTGAGACCAAGCGCCAGCTGGCCCTGCAGCAGAAGG GACAGCAGGTGATCGAGGAGCAGCGGCGGCGCCTGGCCGAGCTGAAGCAGAAGGCTGCGGCCGAGGCACAGTGCCAGTGGGACGCCCTGCACGGGGCGGCCCCCTTCCCCCCGGGCCCCTCGGGCTTCCCCCCGCTCATGCACCACTCCATCCTGCACCACCTGCCGGCTGGCCGGGAGCGCGGGGAGGAGGGCGAGCACGCCTATGACACCCTGAGCCTGGAGAGCTCCGACAGCATGGAGACCAGCATCTCCACGGGCGGCAACTCGGCCTGCTCGCCCGACAACATGTCCAG TGCGAGCGGCCTGGATGTGGGCAAAATCGAGGAGATGGAGAAGATGCTGAAAGAGGCACACGCCGAGAAGAGCCGGCTCATGGAGTCCAGG GAGCGGGAGATGGAGCTCCGGCGGCAGGCCCTGGAGGAGGAACGGAGGAGGCGAGAACAGGTGGAACGGAGGCTACAGAGCGAGAGCGCCAGGAGGCAGCAGCTGGTGGAGAAGGAGGTCAAGATGCGAGAGAAACAGTTTTCCCAG gCACGACCCCTGACCCGCTACCTGCCAATCCGGAAGGAGGACTTTGACCTGAAGACCCACATCGAGTCGTCCGGCCATGGTGTTGATACCTGCCTGCACGTGGTGCTTAGCAGCAAG GTCTGCCGCGGCTACTTGGTCAAGATGGGCGGCAAGATTAAATCATGGAAGAAGCGCTGGTTTGTCTTTGACCGGCTCAAGCGCACCCTTTCCTATTATGTGG ACAAGCATGAGACGAAGCTGAAGGGGGTCATCTACTTCCAGGCCATCGAGGAAGTGTACTACGATCACCTGCGCAGTGCAGCCAAG AGCCCGAACCCAGCCCTCACCTTCTGTGTGAAGACCCACGACCGGCTGTATTACATGGTGGCCCCGTCTGCAGAGGCCATGCGCATCTGGATGGACGTCATCGTCACGGGAGCGGAGGGCTACACTCAGTTCATGAACTGA